The following are encoded in a window of Impatiens glandulifera chromosome 5, dImpGla2.1, whole genome shotgun sequence genomic DNA:
- the LOC124938378 gene encoding probable leucine-rich repeat receptor-like protein kinase At2g33170, with translation MKTDRIWIILFITTLLIHISKALNSDGLYLWQFKQTIHDNLATLQSWNFNDQNPCGWKGVTCVSNHTTVISLNLGSMNLSGELNPILCSLPSLKYLNLSFNGFTGNIPKEIGNCLNLESLVLNNNQFEGQIPIELGNLSGLKKLNFSNNKISGQIPASIGNLTSLVQFIAFTNNISGPLPSSIGNLKNLVLFRAGQNSISGSLPSEISRCRSLEYLGLAQNDITGNLPEEIGFLGSLKELIIWDNKLSGSIPKEIGNCTNLQTLALYQNNLVGEIPPEIGSLTNLKRLYLYRNQLNGTIPKEIGNLSQVMEIDFSENFLSGEIPPEFSRLKDLILLYLWQNHLTGFIPNELSKLKNLLKLDLSINYLTGPIPFGFQYLTQMIQLQLFDNSLSGTIPQGLGSNSPLWVVDFSNNYLTGRIPPFLCRHSNLILLILKDNNLYGTIPDGVVNCKSLVQLRLFGNRITGKFPSDLCRLENLSSVDLGQNEFSGQIPSAIGNCGKLQSLDLSDNDFTSELPRSIGNLTQLVNFNISSNSFSGRVPVEIQNCKMLQRLDLSHNEFNDKLPKEIGSLSQLELLILSENQFHGTIPSELGELSRLTELQMGGNRFSGSIPSELGSLKALQIAMNLSHNDLSGAIPLELGNLHLLIFLILDNNRLSGEIPSSIGNLSGLSCDFSFNNLSGPLPDFPLFHNMAVTSFIGNRGLCGPPLRDCIANLNPIQNSARGYSNPRGKIISIVAAIIGGVSLILIVVILYFMRVGPSRVRIPTQDKDMSNSSVSDIYFPPKEGFTFQDLVDATNNFHDGYVIGRGAVGTVYKAVMASGLTIAVKKLSSNREASNNNVENSFQAEIMTLGKIRHRNIVKLYGFCYHKGSNLLLYEYMSRGSLGELLHGPSCNLDWPTRFMIALGAAEGLTYLHHDCKPRIIHRDIKSNNILLDENFEAHVGDFGLAKVIDMPQSKSMSAVAGSYGYIAPEYAYTMKVTEKCDIYSYGVVLLELVMGRTPVQPIEHGGDLVTWVRNYIRENSFTTEILDSRIEPRDEKITGHMITVLKIALMCTSMSPFDRPSMRDVVLMLFESSKRGGVFLLTPTCVESPKKDEDLLCTNL, from the exons ATGAAGACGGATCGAATTTGGATAATTTTGTTTATCACAACTCTTCTGATTCATATCTCTAAAGCCCTTAATTCCGATGGCTTATACCTCTGGCAGTTCAAACAAACCATTCACGACAATTTAGCTACTTTACAAAGCTGGAATTTCAACGATCAAAATCCATGTGGGTGGAAAGGGGTTACTTGCGTATCGAATCACACCACTGTCATCTCCCTCAATTTGGGTTCAATGAATCTTTCCGGCGAGTTGAACCCAATTCTCTGCAGTTTACCCAGTCTGAAATATCTAAATCTTTCTTTCAATGGGTTTACCGGGAATATCCCTAAAGAAATCGGTAACTGTTTGAATTTAGAATCTCTTGTTCTAAACAACAATCAGTTTGAAGGGCAGATTCCTATTGAGTTGGGTAATCTCTCCGGACTAAAGAAGTTGAATTTCTCCAATAACAAGATCTCCGGTCAGATTCCGGCGAGTATTGGAAATCTTACTTCATTAGTTCAGTTTATCGCCTTCACTAATAACATTTCCGGTCCATTGCCTTCTTCAATTGGGAATCTTAAAAACCTTGTTCTATTTCGAGCTGGGCAGAACTCAATATCCGGCAGCTTGCCGTCTGAAATCAGCCGATGCCGGAGTTTGGAGTATCTGGGTCTTGCTCAAAACGATATCACCGGAAACCTGCCGGAAGAAATTGGTTTTCTTGGTAGCTTGAAAGAATTAATCATTTGGGATAATAAATTATCAGGGTCTATTCCTAAGGAGATTGGAAACTGTACGAATCTTCAGACACTTGCATTGTATCAGAACAATCTGGTCGGAGAAATCCCGCCGGAGATCGGAAGTTTAACGAATTTGAAACGTTTGTATCTTTACAGGAACCAGCTTAATGGAACAATTCCAAAGGAGATTGGGAATCTATCTCAAGTAATGGAGATTGATTTCTCTGAAAACTTCTTGTCCGGTGAAATCCCGCCGGAGTTCAGCCGGTTAAAAGATCTGATCTTGCTTTACTTATGGCAGAATCATCTCACTGGTTTCATTCCTAATGAGCTTAGTAAGTTAAAGAACTTACTAAAGCTTGATCTCTCGATTAATTATCTAACCGGACCTATTCCGTTTGGATTTCAGTACTTAACCCAGATGATTCAGCTTCAACTCTTTGATAATTCTTTAAGTGGAACCATTCCTCAAGGACTTGGATCGAATAGTCCTTTATGGGTTGTTGATTTCTCAAACAATTATCTAACCGGAAGAATACCGCCGTTTCTCTGCCGCCATTCCAATTTGATTCTACTCATTCTAAAAGATAATAATCTCTATGGAACAATCCCTGATGGGGTTGTAAACTGTAAATCATTGGTGCAGCTCCGGTTATTCGGAAATAGGATAACCGGAAAATTTCCTTCTGATCTATGTCGTTTGGAGAATCTGTCATCGGTTGATTTGGGCCAGAACGAGTTTTCAGGTCAAATTCCTTCTGCAATTGGAAACTGCGGTAAGCTGCAAAGTCTCGATCTTTCCGACAATGATTTCACGTCGGAGTTACCGAGGTCAATCGGGAATCTTACCCAATTGGTGAATTtcaatatttcatcaaattccTTCAGCGGGAGAGTGCCTGTTGAAATTCAAAATTGCAAAATGCTTCAACGGCTAGATCTTAGTCATAACGAATTCAACGACAAACTTCCTAAGGAAATCGGTTCGCTTTCGCAGCTGGAGCTACTAATTCTTTCTGAAAACCAATTTCATGGAACGATACCATCTGAGTTAGGTGAATTGTCGCGATTAACCGAGCTGCAAATGGGTGGTAACCGTTTCTCCGGTTCAATACCGTCGGAATTGGGGTCGTTAAAAGCCCTTCAGATCGCGATGAATCTCAGCCATAACGATCTATCGGGCGCGATACCGTTGGAGCTTGGTAATCTACACTTGTTGATATTTCTAATCCTCGATAACAATCGTTTGAGTGGGGAAATACCTAGTTCAATTGGTAATCTATCAGGTTTAAGTTGCGATTTCTCATTCAATAACCTCTCTGGACCTCTCCCTGATTTTCCATTGTTTCACAACATGGCTGTCACAAGTTTCATTGGAAACAGAGGACTATGCGGTCCCCCGCTACGCGATTGCATCGCGAACCTTAATCCGATTCAGAATTCAGCAAGAGGATATAGCAATCCCAGGGGTAAAATCATCAGCATTGTCGCTGCGATTATCGGTGGAGTTTCGCTTATTCTAATTGTAGTCATTTTGTATTTCATGAGAGTTGGTCCTAGTCGTGTTAGGATTCCGACACAAGACAAAGACATGTCGAATTCATCGGTTTCGGATATCTATTTCCCTCCGAAAGAAGGGTTTACCTTCCAGGATCTGGTCGATGCTACTAACAATTTCCATGACGGTTATGTTATAGGAAGGGGGGCGGTTGGGACGGTTTATAAGGCGGTTATGGCTTCCGGGCTGACAATTGCGGTGAAAAAGTTGTCGTCGAATAGGGAGGCGAGTAACAATAACGTCGAGAATAGTTTTCAAGCGGAAATAATGACTTTGGGGAAGATTAGGCATCGGAATATAGTGAAGCTATATGGATTTTGCTATCACAAAGGTTCTAATCTTTTACTTTACGAGTACATGTCGAGGGGTAGCTTGGGTGAGTTGCTTCATGGGCCATCATGCAATCTCGATTGGCCGACACGGTTTATGATCGCTCTCGGTGCAGCCGAGGGCCTCACGTACCTACACCATGACTGCAAACCGAGGATCATTCATCGCGATATAAAGTCGAATAATATTCTTTTGGACGAGAACTTTGAAGCCCATGTTGGTGATTTTGGATTGGCTAAGGTCATTGATATGCCTCAGTCCAAGTCCATGTCCGCTGTTGCGGGTTCTTATGGCTACATTGCCCCCG AATACGCGTACACAATGAAGGTGACGGAGAAATGCGATATATATAGCTATGGAGTGGTTCTATTAGAGTTAGTAATGGGAAGAACACCCGTTCAACCCATAGAACACGGAGGTGATCTCGTCACGTGGGTGAGGAACTATATTCGAGAAAATTCATTTACGACAGAAATACTCGATAGTCGAATAGAGCCAAGGGACGAAAAAATAACCGGTCACATGATCACGGTCTTAAAAATTGCTCTCATGTGCACTAGCATGTCTCCCTTTGATCGACCATCGATGAGGGATGTCGTGTTAATGCTCTTTGAGTCTAGCAAACGGGGAGGAGTTTTTCTGCTAACACCGACTTGCGTCGAATCCCCTAAGAAAGACGAAGATTTGCTTTGCACCAACCTTTGa